From the Manihot esculenta cultivar AM560-2 chromosome 3, M.esculenta_v8, whole genome shotgun sequence genome, one window contains:
- the LOC110610807 gene encoding putative RNA-binding protein YlmH isoform X1, with amino-acid sequence MCATGRVLAMAATGSATTTWLLRGAFQALALSHPLCKITNFSFYGTPRSLPLITPMRNSVLRICHLAQATKSEVNDLLKCGDRSVNEEVKFIVDMARRASLRRDVLHTDFLTPPTLKDSMLVLEKLADIKAVAQGGYPQAERCRLSVGHPEALTNDPDIVAALSITGNFSFQSCSHGDFLGAILSTGISREKVGDIILQEDKGAQILLVPELVDFIMSSLDKVGNVSVSCARIPLLALEYEPPRTKTFKTVESSLRVDALASAGFKISRSKLVDLISNRDVRVNWVTITKNNTALKTGDIVSVSGKGRLQIGEINSTKKGKFAVELIRYL; translated from the exons ATGTGCGCGACAGGGCGTGTACTGGCAATGGCTGCCACCGGCTCCGCAACGACTACCTGGCTTCTAAGAGGAGCATTTCAAGCTTTAGCACTATCTCATCCTCTTTGCAAAATCACTAACTTCTCTTTCTATGGAACCCCTCGCTCTCTTCCTCTCATCACTCCAATGAGAAACTCAG TCTTGAGGATATGTCACTTGGCACAAGCTACAAAGAGTGAAGTTAATGATTTACTCAAGTGTGGAGACAGAAGTGTCAATGAAGAAGTCAAGTTTATTGTCGACATG GCTAGAAGGGCTTCATTAAGAAGAGATGTTCTCCATACAGATTTTCTCACCCCACCAACATTGAAGGATTCAATGCTTGTATTGGAAAAACTAGCTGATATTAAAGCAGTTGCTCAAGGAGGGTACCCACAG GCTGAACGATGCCGGCTTTCTGTAGGACATCCAGAAGCACTGACAAATGATCCAGATATAGTTGCAGCATTGAG TATCACAGGGAACTTTTCATTTCAATCCTGTTCTCATGGTGACTTCCTTGGCGCAATTCTAAGTACAGGAATCTCCCGGGAAAAGGTTGGGGATATTATCTTGCAG GAAGATAAAGGGGCTCAAATCCtacttgttccagaacttgtcgATTTTATCATGTCGTCACTGGACAAG GTTGGTAATGTTTCAGTTTCTTGTGCAAGAATACCATTGCTTGCTCTTGAATATGAACCACCAAG GaccaaaacatttaaaacagtTGAATCATCACTCAGGGTTGATGCCCTAGCTAGTGCAGGATTCAAGATTTCACGGTCAAAACTGGTTGATTTGATTAG TAACAGGGATGTGCGTGTGAATTGGGTCACCATCACAAAAAATAATACTGCACTGAAAACTGGAGATATTGTTTCAGTTAGTGGAAAAGGAAGACTACAG ATTGGAGAAATAAATTCTacaaagaaaggaaagtttgcTGTTGAGCTCATTCGTTATCTGTAA
- the LOC110610807 gene encoding putative RNA-binding protein YlmH isoform X2 has protein sequence MCATGRVLAMAATGSATTTWLLRGAFQALALSHPLCKITNFSFYGTPRSLPLITPMRNSVLRICHLAQATKSEVNDLLKCGDRSVNEEVKFIVDMARRASLRRDVLHTDFLTPPTLKDSMLVLEKLADIKAVAQGGYPQAERCRLSVGHPEALTNDPDIVAALSITGNFSFQSCSHGDFLGAILSTGISREKVGDIILQVGNVSVSCARIPLLALEYEPPRTKTFKTVESSLRVDALASAGFKISRSKLVDLISNRDVRVNWVTITKNNTALKTGDIVSVSGKGRLQIGEINSTKKGKFAVELIRYL, from the exons ATGTGCGCGACAGGGCGTGTACTGGCAATGGCTGCCACCGGCTCCGCAACGACTACCTGGCTTCTAAGAGGAGCATTTCAAGCTTTAGCACTATCTCATCCTCTTTGCAAAATCACTAACTTCTCTTTCTATGGAACCCCTCGCTCTCTTCCTCTCATCACTCCAATGAGAAACTCAG TCTTGAGGATATGTCACTTGGCACAAGCTACAAAGAGTGAAGTTAATGATTTACTCAAGTGTGGAGACAGAAGTGTCAATGAAGAAGTCAAGTTTATTGTCGACATG GCTAGAAGGGCTTCATTAAGAAGAGATGTTCTCCATACAGATTTTCTCACCCCACCAACATTGAAGGATTCAATGCTTGTATTGGAAAAACTAGCTGATATTAAAGCAGTTGCTCAAGGAGGGTACCCACAG GCTGAACGATGCCGGCTTTCTGTAGGACATCCAGAAGCACTGACAAATGATCCAGATATAGTTGCAGCATTGAG TATCACAGGGAACTTTTCATTTCAATCCTGTTCTCATGGTGACTTCCTTGGCGCAATTCTAAGTACAGGAATCTCCCGGGAAAAGGTTGGGGATATTATCTTGCAG GTTGGTAATGTTTCAGTTTCTTGTGCAAGAATACCATTGCTTGCTCTTGAATATGAACCACCAAG GaccaaaacatttaaaacagtTGAATCATCACTCAGGGTTGATGCCCTAGCTAGTGCAGGATTCAAGATTTCACGGTCAAAACTGGTTGATTTGATTAG TAACAGGGATGTGCGTGTGAATTGGGTCACCATCACAAAAAATAATACTGCACTGAAAACTGGAGATATTGTTTCAGTTAGTGGAAAAGGAAGACTACAG ATTGGAGAAATAAATTCTacaaagaaaggaaagtttgcTGTTGAGCTCATTCGTTATCTGTAA
- the LOC110611776 gene encoding probable bifunctional methylthioribulose-1-phosphate dehydratase/enolase-phosphatase E1 isoform X2, with product MAAAAAPAAVSGGGKVTSQAYLESMAVKDTRVLIADLCRQFYNLGWVSGTGGSITIKVHDDSIPKPQQLILMSPSGVQKERMEPEDMYVLAENGSILSSPSPKPYPNKPPKCSDCAPLFLKAYEMRNAGAVIHSHGIESCLVTMLKPLSKEFRITHMEMIKGIKGHGYYDELVVPIIENTAHENELTDSLAKAIEAYPKTTAVLVRNHGIYVWGDSWINAKTQAECYHYLFDAAIKLHQLGLDWSTPNHGPLQDARAILGSGINTSVKAGLKDSNHGTEPLPRCIVLDIEGTTTPISFVADVLFPYARDNVGRHLSATYETAETQEDIKLLHSQVEDDLAQGVDGAVPIPPDDTGKEEGHIWRTGFEKNELEGVVFEDVPEALEKWHSLGIKVYIYSSGSRLAQRLVFGKTKYGDLRKYLSGFFDTAVGNKKETRSYVEISESLGVDTPSEILFITDVLQEAVAAKGAGLEVAVSIRQGNAPLPDNHGFKTVNSFAEI from the exons ATGGCGGCTGCGGCAGCTCCAGCAGCGGTGAGCGGAGGAGGCAAGGTGACTTCTCAAGCTTATTTGGAGAGTATGGCTGTGAAGGACACGAGGGTATTAATCGCTGATCTCTGCCGCCAGTTCTACAACCTTGGATGGGTCTCTGGGACAGGTGGCAGCATCACCATCAAGGTCCACGATGATTCCATCCCTAAGCCTCAACAGCTTATCTTAATGTCCCCTTCTG GTGTGCAGAAAGAAAGAATGGAGCCAGAAGACATGTACgtcttagccgaaaatgggtcTATATTGTCTTCGCCATCTCCAAAGCCTTACCCAAATAAGCCTCCTAAATGTTCTGATTGTGCTCCTCTTTTCTTGAAG GCATATGAGATGCGTAATGCGGGAGCTGTTATTCACAGTCATGGTATTGAATCTTGCCTTGTAACAATGCTCAAGCCATTATCAAAAGAATTCCGA ATTACTCATATGGAGATGATAAAAGGAATCAAGGGTCATGGCTATTATGACGAACTTGTAGTCCCAATAATAGAGAATACAGCCCATGAAAATGAGCTTACAGATTCTCTTGCTAAAGCC ATAGAAGCCTACCCTAAAACAACAGCTGTTCTTGTTCGTAACCATGGCATCTATGTATGGGGAGATTCATGGATCAATGCCAAAACTCAG GCTGAATGCTATCACTATCTATTTGACGCTGCAATCAAACTTCATCAACTGGGGTTGGACTGGTCTACTCCGAACCATGGTCCACTTCAGGATGCCAGAGCAATTCTAGGTAGTGGAATAAACACATCTGTCAAGGCAGGTTTGAAGGATTCAAATCATGGAACTGAGCCATTGCCA CGCTGCATTGTCCTCGACATTGAAGGGACTACTACTCCCATTTCATTTGTCGCCGATGTTCTCTTTCCATATGCCCGTGATAATGTAGGGAGGCATTTGTCTGCAACTTATGAGACCGCAGAAACTCAAGAGGATATAAAATTGTTGCATTCTCAA GTTGAAGATGACCTGGCCCAAGGTGTTGATGGGGCTGTGCCCATTCCGCCAGATGATACAGGAAAAGAAGAG GGTCATATATGGAGAACTGGATTTGAGAAAAATGAATTGGAAGGAGTAGTTTTTGAGGATGTACCAGAAGCATTGGAGAAGTGGCATTCGTTGGGCATAAAG gtGTATATATATTCTAGTGGTAGCAGGTTGGCTCAAAGACTTGTATTTGGGAAGACAAAGTATGGAGATTTGAGAAAATATTTGTCTGGATTTTTTGATACTGCTGTGGG GAACAAAAAAGAAACACGCAGCTATGTTGAAATTTCGGAATCTTTAGGGGTTGATACACCATCTGAGATTTTGTTTATCACAGATGTCTTGCAAGAAGCTGTAGCTGCAAAAGGAGCAG GTTTGGAGGTTGCAGTCTCTATCCGGCAAGGAAATGCTCCTCTTCCAGACAATCATGGATTCAAGACAGTTAACAGTTTTGCAGAAATCTGA
- the LOC110611776 gene encoding probable bifunctional methylthioribulose-1-phosphate dehydratase/enolase-phosphatase E1 isoform X3, translating to MAAAAAPAAVSGGGKVTSQAYLESMAVKDTRVLIADLCRQFYNLGWVSGTGGSITIKVHDDSIPKPQQLILMSPSGVQKERMEPEDMYVLAENGSILSSPSPKPYPNKPPKCSDCAPLFLKAYEMRNAGAVIHSHGIESCLVTMLKPLSKEFRIEAYPKTTAVLVRNHGIYVWGDSWINAKTQAECYHYLFDAAIKLHQLGLDWSTPNHGPLQDARAILGSGINTSVKAGLKDSNHGTEPLPRCIVLDIEGTTTPISFVADVLFPYARDNVGRHLSATYETAETQEDIKLLHSQVEDDLAQGVDGAVPIPPDDTGKEEVIAALVANVEAMIKADRKITALKQLQGHIWRTGFEKNELEGVVFEDVPEALEKWHSLGIKVYIYSSGSRLAQRLVFGKTKYGDLRKYLSGFFDTAVGNKKETRSYVEISESLGVDTPSEILFITDVLQEAVAAKGAGLEVAVSIRQGNAPLPDNHGFKTVNSFAEI from the exons ATGGCGGCTGCGGCAGCTCCAGCAGCGGTGAGCGGAGGAGGCAAGGTGACTTCTCAAGCTTATTTGGAGAGTATGGCTGTGAAGGACACGAGGGTATTAATCGCTGATCTCTGCCGCCAGTTCTACAACCTTGGATGGGTCTCTGGGACAGGTGGCAGCATCACCATCAAGGTCCACGATGATTCCATCCCTAAGCCTCAACAGCTTATCTTAATGTCCCCTTCTG GTGTGCAGAAAGAAAGAATGGAGCCAGAAGACATGTACgtcttagccgaaaatgggtcTATATTGTCTTCGCCATCTCCAAAGCCTTACCCAAATAAGCCTCCTAAATGTTCTGATTGTGCTCCTCTTTTCTTGAAG GCATATGAGATGCGTAATGCGGGAGCTGTTATTCACAGTCATGGTATTGAATCTTGCCTTGTAACAATGCTCAAGCCATTATCAAAAGAATTCCGA ATAGAAGCCTACCCTAAAACAACAGCTGTTCTTGTTCGTAACCATGGCATCTATGTATGGGGAGATTCATGGATCAATGCCAAAACTCAG GCTGAATGCTATCACTATCTATTTGACGCTGCAATCAAACTTCATCAACTGGGGTTGGACTGGTCTACTCCGAACCATGGTCCACTTCAGGATGCCAGAGCAATTCTAGGTAGTGGAATAAACACATCTGTCAAGGCAGGTTTGAAGGATTCAAATCATGGAACTGAGCCATTGCCA CGCTGCATTGTCCTCGACATTGAAGGGACTACTACTCCCATTTCATTTGTCGCCGATGTTCTCTTTCCATATGCCCGTGATAATGTAGGGAGGCATTTGTCTGCAACTTATGAGACCGCAGAAACTCAAGAGGATATAAAATTGTTGCATTCTCAA GTTGAAGATGACCTGGCCCAAGGTGTTGATGGGGCTGTGCCCATTCCGCCAGATGATACAGGAAAAGAAGAGGTAATTGCAGCTTTGGTTGCTAACGTTGAAGCAATGATAAAGGCAGATCGCAAGATCACTGCCTTAAAACAATTACAA GGTCATATATGGAGAACTGGATTTGAGAAAAATGAATTGGAAGGAGTAGTTTTTGAGGATGTACCAGAAGCATTGGAGAAGTGGCATTCGTTGGGCATAAAG gtGTATATATATTCTAGTGGTAGCAGGTTGGCTCAAAGACTTGTATTTGGGAAGACAAAGTATGGAGATTTGAGAAAATATTTGTCTGGATTTTTTGATACTGCTGTGGG GAACAAAAAAGAAACACGCAGCTATGTTGAAATTTCGGAATCTTTAGGGGTTGATACACCATCTGAGATTTTGTTTATCACAGATGTCTTGCAAGAAGCTGTAGCTGCAAAAGGAGCAG GTTTGGAGGTTGCAGTCTCTATCCGGCAAGGAAATGCTCCTCTTCCAGACAATCATGGATTCAAGACAGTTAACAGTTTTGCAGAAATCTGA
- the LOC110611776 gene encoding probable bifunctional methylthioribulose-1-phosphate dehydratase/enolase-phosphatase E1 isoform X1, with product MAAAAAPAAVSGGGKVTSQAYLESMAVKDTRVLIADLCRQFYNLGWVSGTGGSITIKVHDDSIPKPQQLILMSPSGVQKERMEPEDMYVLAENGSILSSPSPKPYPNKPPKCSDCAPLFLKAYEMRNAGAVIHSHGIESCLVTMLKPLSKEFRITHMEMIKGIKGHGYYDELVVPIIENTAHENELTDSLAKAIEAYPKTTAVLVRNHGIYVWGDSWINAKTQAECYHYLFDAAIKLHQLGLDWSTPNHGPLQDARAILGSGINTSVKAGLKDSNHGTEPLPRCIVLDIEGTTTPISFVADVLFPYARDNVGRHLSATYETAETQEDIKLLHSQVEDDLAQGVDGAVPIPPDDTGKEEVIAALVANVEAMIKADRKITALKQLQGHIWRTGFEKNELEGVVFEDVPEALEKWHSLGIKVYIYSSGSRLAQRLVFGKTKYGDLRKYLSGFFDTAVGNKKETRSYVEISESLGVDTPSEILFITDVLQEAVAAKGAGLEVAVSIRQGNAPLPDNHGFKTVNSFAEI from the exons ATGGCGGCTGCGGCAGCTCCAGCAGCGGTGAGCGGAGGAGGCAAGGTGACTTCTCAAGCTTATTTGGAGAGTATGGCTGTGAAGGACACGAGGGTATTAATCGCTGATCTCTGCCGCCAGTTCTACAACCTTGGATGGGTCTCTGGGACAGGTGGCAGCATCACCATCAAGGTCCACGATGATTCCATCCCTAAGCCTCAACAGCTTATCTTAATGTCCCCTTCTG GTGTGCAGAAAGAAAGAATGGAGCCAGAAGACATGTACgtcttagccgaaaatgggtcTATATTGTCTTCGCCATCTCCAAAGCCTTACCCAAATAAGCCTCCTAAATGTTCTGATTGTGCTCCTCTTTTCTTGAAG GCATATGAGATGCGTAATGCGGGAGCTGTTATTCACAGTCATGGTATTGAATCTTGCCTTGTAACAATGCTCAAGCCATTATCAAAAGAATTCCGA ATTACTCATATGGAGATGATAAAAGGAATCAAGGGTCATGGCTATTATGACGAACTTGTAGTCCCAATAATAGAGAATACAGCCCATGAAAATGAGCTTACAGATTCTCTTGCTAAAGCC ATAGAAGCCTACCCTAAAACAACAGCTGTTCTTGTTCGTAACCATGGCATCTATGTATGGGGAGATTCATGGATCAATGCCAAAACTCAG GCTGAATGCTATCACTATCTATTTGACGCTGCAATCAAACTTCATCAACTGGGGTTGGACTGGTCTACTCCGAACCATGGTCCACTTCAGGATGCCAGAGCAATTCTAGGTAGTGGAATAAACACATCTGTCAAGGCAGGTTTGAAGGATTCAAATCATGGAACTGAGCCATTGCCA CGCTGCATTGTCCTCGACATTGAAGGGACTACTACTCCCATTTCATTTGTCGCCGATGTTCTCTTTCCATATGCCCGTGATAATGTAGGGAGGCATTTGTCTGCAACTTATGAGACCGCAGAAACTCAAGAGGATATAAAATTGTTGCATTCTCAA GTTGAAGATGACCTGGCCCAAGGTGTTGATGGGGCTGTGCCCATTCCGCCAGATGATACAGGAAAAGAAGAGGTAATTGCAGCTTTGGTTGCTAACGTTGAAGCAATGATAAAGGCAGATCGCAAGATCACTGCCTTAAAACAATTACAA GGTCATATATGGAGAACTGGATTTGAGAAAAATGAATTGGAAGGAGTAGTTTTTGAGGATGTACCAGAAGCATTGGAGAAGTGGCATTCGTTGGGCATAAAG gtGTATATATATTCTAGTGGTAGCAGGTTGGCTCAAAGACTTGTATTTGGGAAGACAAAGTATGGAGATTTGAGAAAATATTTGTCTGGATTTTTTGATACTGCTGTGGG GAACAAAAAAGAAACACGCAGCTATGTTGAAATTTCGGAATCTTTAGGGGTTGATACACCATCTGAGATTTTGTTTATCACAGATGTCTTGCAAGAAGCTGTAGCTGCAAAAGGAGCAG GTTTGGAGGTTGCAGTCTCTATCCGGCAAGGAAATGCTCCTCTTCCAGACAATCATGGATTCAAGACAGTTAACAGTTTTGCAGAAATCTGA
- the LOC110610492 gene encoding VQ motif-containing protein 19, giving the protein MFLCHKYNKKEYKTKRNQNLQIPPFNTLLIKALFFTPPSISYSFLHSLSQLHFSFLVAVVVSSGRRRRGQLGREERTNPAMETSTRLQESRNPSPINSPHSNGSNNGVQIHTPPLTPIPISRSDSNPYPTTFVQADTSTFKQVVQMLTGSTETAKQASSRTAQDQPPPPTTPTSTATTRNFTIPPIKSMPKKQQNSFKLYERRNNNLKNSLMINTLLPSFASNNSVTGFSPRNKQEILSPSWLDFPKLTLSPVTPLNNEDPFYNSSPSLGNSSSEEERAIAEKGFYLHPSPISTPRDSEPQLLPLFPVTSPKVSGS; this is encoded by the coding sequence ATGTTCTTGTGTCACAAGTACAACAAAAAGGAatacaaaacaaaaagaaatcaaaatttgcaaattcctccttTTAACACCCTCCTCATCAAAGCCTTGTTTTTCACTCCTCCTTCCATCTCTTATTCTTTCCTCCATTCTTTATCCCAACTTCATTTCTCTTTTTTAGTGGCGGTGGTGGTCAGCTCAGGGCGGCGGAGGAGAGGGCAATTGGGGAGGGAAGAGAGAACAAACCCAGCAATGGAAACTTCAACAAGACTTCAAGAAAGCAGAAACCCATCTCCGATAAACTCTCCTCACAGCAATGGAAGCAACAATGGAGTCCAAATCCACACCCCACCACTCACTCCGATACCCATCTCCAGATCTGACTCTAACCCTTATCCGACAACCTTTGTCCAAGCAGACACCTCTACTTTCAAACAAGTAGTTCAAATGCTCACCGGCTCAACAGAAACAGCAAAGCAAGCCTCTTCAAGAACTGCTCAAGATCAACCACCACCGCCTACAACTCCCACATCAACTGCTACTACAAGAAACTTTACCATCCCTCCAATCAAATCCATGCCAAAGAAACAACAAAATAGCTTCAAGCTCTACGAAAGGAGAAACAACAATCTCAAAAACAGTCTCATGATCAACACCCTGTTGCCTAGTTTTGCAAGTAATAACTCAGTTACAGGATTTTCGCCGAGAAACAAACAGGAGATTTTGTCTCCAAGCTGGCTTGACTTCCCTAAGCTGACACTTAGCCCTGTAACTCCATTGAATAATGAAGACCCTTTCTACAATAGCTCTCCATCTTTAGGGAATTCATCGTCGGAAGAGGAAAGAGCCATAGCAGAGAAAGGGTTTTACTTGCATCCTTCGCCGATATCTACTCCTAGAGATTCAGAGCCCCAATTGCTGCCACTTTTTCCGGTGACTTCACCAAAAGTTTCAGGTTCTTGA
- the LOC110611778 gene encoding early nodulin-like protein 1, producing the protein MASQASLCLLLSLFACFFFSSSVAYNFYVGGRDGWVLNPSEKYNDWAGRNRFQVNDTLIFKFKEGSDSVLLVKKDDYNTCNTNEPLKVMKSATSVFQFDRSGPFFFISGNKANCEKGQRLIIVVLAIRPKPTPKTPAPVSQPPLAHPPATSPVSPSSSPVPAVSPVSPSPISKPPSLAPSPHAKAPKLSPAPVESQSPSPSAITPTKAPSPAVEAPNSPSPANPPSVSSPAPSETSQPGNTTVPASSPDSGDTADINTPPSPSRSGSWALTPSVIMLFAASLLVSVTVGASPLGVY; encoded by the exons ATGGCGTCTCAGGCATCTCTGTGCCTTCTCTTGTCTCTGTTTGCttgtttcttcttctcttcctctGTTGCCTATAACTTCTATGTGGGTGGCAGAGATGGTTGGGTTTTGAACCCTTCTGAGAAATACAACGACTGGGCTGGGAGAAATCGATTCCAAGTTAATGACACTCTCA TTTTCAAGTTCAAAGAAGGGTCGGACTCTGTTTTGCTTGTGAAGAAAGATGACTACAACACCTGCAACACAAACGAGCCCCTCAAGGTTATGAAATCGGCCACCTCTGTTTTCCAGTTTGATCGCTCTGgtcctttcttttttattagcGGAAATAAAGCCAATTGTGAGAAGGGACAGAGATTGATCATTGTAGTTTTGGCTATAAGACCAAAACCAACCCCTAAAACCCCTGCACCAGTGTCTCAGCCGCCATTAGCTCACCCTCCGGCTACCTCCCCTGTTTCTCCATCATCGTCTCCTGTGCCGGCGGTGTCCCCTGTTTCTCCATCGCCCATATCAAAGCCTCCCTCTCTAGCTCCATCTCCTCACGCTAAGGCTCCAAAGCTATCTCCTGCACCAGTAGAGTCACAGTCTCCATCACCTTCTGCAATCACACCCACAAAGGCTCCTTCACCAGCTGTTGAGGCGCCAAACTCCCCATCTCCGGCTAACCCTCCCAGTGTTTCATCTCCAGCTCCGTCAGAAACATCCCAACCAGGAAACACAACTGTGCCAGCATCATCACCGGATTCCGGTGATACTGCAGACATCAATACTCCCCCTAGTCCATCTCGTTCTGGTTCATGGGCGCTAACTCCTTCAGTGATTATGTTGTTTGCGGCTTCTCTTCTTGTCAGTGTCACTGTTGGTGCATCTCCTCTGGGAGTTTATTGA